Proteins from a genomic interval of Pseudomonas paeninsulae:
- a CDS encoding rhodanese-like domain-containing protein produces the protein MRVLATVLALLLSLPLAADEISLQRAVIALQTPDAVLIDVRTAEEFSAGARPGASRIGHEQIATQITALVPDKNTPIVLYCRSGRRSAIAQDSLAQLGYRNVINAGGYDQLKQALAQKN, from the coding sequence ATGCGTGTCTTGGCTACCGTTCTGGCACTGTTACTCAGCTTGCCGCTTGCCGCAGATGAAATCTCGCTACAGCGCGCTGTTATTGCACTGCAAACACCTGACGCGGTGCTGATTGATGTACGCACTGCAGAAGAATTCTCCGCCGGCGCCCGGCCAGGAGCCAGCCGTATTGGCCATGAGCAGATCGCTACGCAGATTACCGCCTTGGTCCCCGATAAAAACACGCCCATCGTGCTCTATTGCCGCAGCGGCAGGCGCTCGGCAATCGCTCAGGACAGCCTGGCGCAACTGGGTTATCGCAACGTGATCAACGCTGGCGGCTACGACCAGCTGAAGCAGGCTCTGGCCCAGAAAAATTGA
- a CDS encoding alpha/beta hydrolase, protein MNAAAEFTAPAADQAVLRRLLRGALRVLFRGLVRPPMPIAGQRALLSLLTAASPPQPGVKRSVATLGGRPCEWHRPLQANGCVLLYLHGGAYLIGGPHTHRAICTSLAKRGQIEVCALDYSLAPEFPYPAARDDALAAYQALLTAGYTAEQIVIGGDSAGGNLSLITSLHLRDLGQAQPAALVCFSPVTDYTCQQLHSPAAGDPLLHPEWIEQAIGLYCPAHIPRNDPGLSPLFADLVGLAPLLIQVGEDELLLNDSLRFAEQAEAAGVSVRLERYPGLWHVFQAHAGLLNAADFALDRVVHFLRERGC, encoded by the coding sequence ATGAATGCAGCCGCTGAGTTCACCGCGCCCGCCGCCGACCAAGCCGTTTTGCGCCGCCTGCTGCGTGGCGCGCTGCGGGTTTTGTTCCGTGGCCTGGTGCGCCCGCCGATGCCGATTGCCGGGCAGCGTGCGCTGCTTAGCCTGCTGACGGCAGCAAGTCCGCCGCAGCCTGGGGTCAAACGCAGCGTTGCAACCCTCGGCGGACGGCCCTGCGAGTGGCATCGTCCGCTGCAGGCCAATGGCTGCGTGTTGCTGTATCTGCATGGTGGCGCCTACCTGATCGGCGGGCCGCATACCCATAGAGCGATTTGCACCAGTCTGGCCAAGCGTGGCCAGATCGAGGTGTGTGCCCTGGATTACAGTCTGGCCCCGGAGTTTCCGTATCCGGCGGCACGTGACGATGCGCTGGCGGCCTATCAGGCGCTGTTGACGGCCGGGTACACCGCCGAGCAGATCGTCATCGGCGGCGATTCCGCGGGCGGCAACCTGAGTCTGATTACCAGCCTGCATCTGCGCGATTTGGGGCAGGCACAGCCGGCGGCATTGGTGTGCTTTTCGCCGGTCACCGACTACACCTGCCAGCAGTTGCACAGCCCGGCGGCGGGTGACCCGTTGCTCCATCCCGAGTGGATCGAGCAGGCGATCGGTTTGTATTGTCCGGCGCATATCCCGCGCAACGATCCGGGACTGTCGCCGCTGTTCGCCGACCTGGTCGGCCTGGCGCCGCTGTTGATTCAGGTAGGTGAGGATGAATTGTTGCTCAATGACAGCCTGCGCTTCGCCGAACAGGCTGAGGCGGCGGGGGTGAGCGTGCGTCTGGAGCGTTACCCGGGGCTGTGGCATGTGTTCCAGGCCCACGCCGGCCTGCTCAATGCGGCGGATTTCGCCCTCGATCGGGTCGTACACTTCTTGCGGGAACGGGGCTGCTGA
- a CDS encoding Ntn hydrolase family protein: protein MISFDSTIRSNLSVGMPLDLRVYQADSFEVPSCLRVREGDTYFEEIRQQRCGGLSARLGQLAEAPGDYWE from the coding sequence TTGATTTCCTTCGACTCGACCATCCGCAGCAACCTGTCGGTCGGTATGCCGCTGGATTTGCGGGTCTACCAAGCGGACAGCTTTGAGGTGCCGAGCTGTTTGCGCGTCCGTGAAGGCGATACCTATTTCGAAGAAATTCGTCAGCAGAGATGCGGTGGCCTGAGCGCACGGCTCGGCCAACTAGCGGAAGCGCCAGGCGATTACTGGGAGTAG
- a CDS encoding ribonuclease E inhibitor RraB — MSTALHDDVSNGVLRRMKEGGFDFTSFHPIEFYAIFPDEERARMATRNFRGESLHALVTERDDGAWHLQVSKVMYATYHGIGDFEHDLESVVAPLGGKLDGWGVTQEVKGLQP, encoded by the coding sequence ATGAGCACAGCCTTGCACGATGATGTCAGTAACGGAGTTTTGCGGCGGATGAAAGAAGGTGGTTTCGACTTCACCAGCTTCCATCCCATCGAGTTCTACGCCATTTTCCCGGATGAGGAGCGGGCACGCATGGCGACCAGAAACTTTCGTGGCGAGTCCTTGCATGCCTTGGTCACCGAGCGTGATGACGGCGCCTGGCACCTGCAAGTGAGCAAAGTGATGTATGCGACCTACCACGGCATTGGCGACTTCGAACATGACCTGGAGTCGGTCGTGGCCCCGCTTGGCGGAAAATTGGACGGTTGGGGTGTGACGCAGGAGGTCAAAGGCCTGCAACCTTGA
- a CDS encoding c-type cytochrome codes for MRVVLLALLTLSSATQSAELRLQLGSASRIWSSAELLAHPQAQHIEISDDVSYKRVMSYRAVPLAALLDGVQPGDHLQVVALDGFAAELPAAAVLNQSGAQAWLAVEDPAMPWPPLATGKPSAGPFYLVWQHPAASHIGPEQWPFQVARIRKLAAVAERFPQLLPAADAPAQVQAGFVQYQKHCMACHRLNTAGDSQFGPDLNVPHNPTEYFTADFLHIYIRNPQHVRRWPQGRMPGFAEAVLSDAELAQLLDYLRHMAGRKVPKGNVKATAPG; via the coding sequence CTGCGGGTAGTGCTGCTTGCCTTGCTGACCCTGAGTAGCGCCACGCAGAGCGCCGAGTTGCGACTGCAGCTCGGCAGCGCCAGCCGGATCTGGAGCAGCGCCGAATTACTCGCCCACCCTCAGGCCCAGCACATCGAGATTTCCGATGACGTCAGCTACAAGCGCGTCATGAGCTACCGCGCGGTGCCGCTGGCGGCGCTGCTCGACGGCGTGCAACCCGGCGATCATCTACAGGTAGTGGCACTCGATGGTTTTGCCGCAGAACTGCCGGCGGCCGCCGTGCTCAACCAAAGCGGCGCGCAGGCCTGGCTGGCGGTGGAAGATCCGGCTATGCCCTGGCCACCCCTGGCGACCGGCAAACCCAGTGCCGGGCCGTTTTATCTGGTCTGGCAACACCCGGCGGCCAGTCATATCGGCCCGGAGCAGTGGCCGTTTCAGGTCGCACGCATCCGCAAGCTGGCGGCAGTGGCCGAGCGCTTTCCACAATTACTGCCCGCCGCCGATGCTCCTGCGCAGGTGCAGGCCGGCTTCGTGCAGTACCAGAAGCACTGCATGGCCTGTCATCGCCTGAACACTGCCGGTGACTCGCAATTTGGCCCCGACCTGAATGTGCCGCATAACCCGACCGAGTATTTCACGGCTGATTTTCTCCACATCTATATCCGCAACCCGCAGCATGTGCGGCGCTGGCCGCAAGGCCGGATGCCGGGGTTCGCAGAGGCGGTATTGAGCGATGCCGAACTGGCGCAGCTACTCGACTATCTGCGGCATATGGCTGGACGCAAGGTGCCGAAGGGTAACGTGAAGGCTACTGCTCCTGGTTAA
- a CDS encoding type 1 glutamine amidotransferase, whose translation MSDILILTHIDYCPPGHLAKVLDEARLDFHTLRVDLGELEGIDLDRPKAVAIMGGPMSINDPLPWLATEVTALQHFIRRDIPLIGHCLGGQLLAKALGAEISRMPYTESGWQLLEQVHGAVASPWLAHVPQQFPVFQWHGDTFGLPQGAQPLLSSPWCDNQAFSWGEKIFAMQGHPEMTEALVRQWLGDWLHLLDEHQPSQQSQAQMLDDLPGKIAALNQVAEGFYRHWLKLALA comes from the coding sequence ATGAGCGATATCCTGATTTTGACCCACATCGATTATTGTCCGCCGGGCCATTTAGCCAAGGTGCTGGATGAGGCGCGGCTGGATTTTCATACGCTACGGGTCGATCTTGGCGAACTGGAAGGCATTGACCTGGATCGCCCCAAGGCTGTGGCGATCATGGGTGGCCCCATGAGCATCAACGATCCCTTGCCCTGGCTGGCTACCGAAGTAACGGCGCTGCAGCATTTCATCCGGCGCGATATTCCCCTGATCGGCCACTGCCTGGGTGGTCAGTTGCTGGCCAAGGCGTTGGGCGCCGAAATCAGCCGTATGCCTTACACCGAGAGCGGTTGGCAGTTGCTCGAGCAGGTGCACGGGGCCGTAGCGAGTCCCTGGTTGGCCCATGTGCCACAGCAGTTTCCGGTCTTCCAGTGGCACGGTGACACCTTCGGCCTACCGCAGGGCGCCCAGCCGTTGTTGAGTAGCCCCTGGTGTGACAATCAGGCGTTCAGCTGGGGTGAGAAGATTTTCGCTATGCAGGGGCACCCGGAAATGACCGAGGCGTTAGTGCGGCAATGGCTCGGCGACTGGCTGCATCTGCTCGATGAGCATCAGCCCAGCCAGCAAAGCCAGGCGCAGATGCTTGATGATTTGCCGGGCAAAATAGCCGCCCTCAATCAGGTGGCCGAAGGTTTCTATCGGCATTGGTTGAAGCTGGCGTTGGCTTGA